A single window of Leptospiraceae bacterium DNA harbors:
- the ftsZ gene encoding cell division protein FtsZ — MLYMDEQRTSPVVIKVVGVGGGGMNAVSRMVNANFRGVEFIVMNTDEQVLSKSSVENRVQLGNKVTRGMGAGGDPEVGNKAAQEDKDRIASVLKGADMVFVTAGMGGGTGTGAAPVIAEIAKELKCLVVGVVTLPFGFEGRRRNDLAKNGLNLLRQNVDTLITIKNDSIFKVVDKKAPIDFAFRVIDDILLNAVKGLSDIINHPGIINVDFADVKTIMKDTGDAIMGVGEGVGENRVADAVEHAINNVLLEETSIAGASSLLINVTGGNDLTINDWNEVSQVITGQVDTNANIIIGLNEEEGLNEKIRVTVIATGFRARLPHTLTSLKREQNPVNNQQQQPQPQKDQREVQQQQPQPMVRPKVVNMPDPHEYIEPTRSIKSQNRVNAPYNYNEDYDIPAYLRRGNRD; from the coding sequence ATGCTGTATATGGATGAACAAAGAACAAGTCCCGTAGTAATTAAAGTTGTTGGAGTTGGCGGCGGTGGTATGAACGCTGTTAGCCGCATGGTGAATGCAAATTTCCGCGGAGTTGAATTTATCGTAATGAATACGGATGAACAGGTTCTTAGCAAATCCAGCGTTGAAAACCGCGTTCAACTTGGTAATAAAGTTACGCGTGGAATGGGCGCAGGTGGTGACCCTGAAGTTGGAAATAAAGCGGCTCAAGAAGACAAAGATCGAATAGCCTCAGTTCTGAAAGGTGCGGATATGGTATTCGTAACCGCTGGAATGGGCGGAGGAACAGGAACAGGCGCAGCTCCTGTAATTGCAGAGATTGCAAAAGAACTAAAATGTTTAGTTGTAGGTGTTGTTACTCTTCCATTCGGATTTGAAGGACGACGTAGAAATGACCTAGCTAAAAACGGTCTTAACCTGTTACGCCAAAACGTGGATACCCTCATCACAATCAAGAACGACTCTATCTTCAAAGTAGTAGATAAAAAAGCACCGATTGATTTTGCTTTCCGCGTAATCGATGATATCCTCTTGAATGCAGTTAAAGGATTAAGCGACATTATCAATCACCCTGGAATTATCAACGTTGACTTTGCAGATGTGAAGACAATCATGAAAGATACAGGCGATGCAATCATGGGAGTGGGAGAAGGTGTAGGCGAAAACAGAGTAGCCGATGCAGTCGAACATGCGATTAACAACGTGTTACTCGAAGAAACTTCTATTGCAGGTGCAAGTTCTCTATTAATCAACGTAACCGGTGGAAATGATTTAACAATCAATGATTGGAATGAAGTTTCTCAAGTCATCACAGGTCAAGTAGACACGAACGCAAATATCATCATCGGTCTAAACGAAGAAGAAGGACTCAACGAAAAAATTCGCGTGACTGTAATTGCAACTGGCTTTAGAGCAAGACTTCCTCATACACTAACGTCTCTCAAACGTGAACAAAATCCTGTGAACAATCAGCAACAACAACCACAGCCGCAGAAAGACCAACGAGAAGTTCAGCAACAACAACCACAACCAATGGTTCGCCCAAAAGTTGTGAACATGCCGGATCCACATGAATACATCGAGCCAACACGCTCTATCAAATCACAAAACCGCGTGAACGCTCCTTACAATTACAATGAAGACTATGATATTCCAGCTTACCTTAGAAGGGGTAATCGGGATTAG
- a CDS encoding adenylate/guanylate cyclase domain-containing protein, translating to MQEIQDQINKEQAVANKKKAIAPNLARLSAYLIILYFVPSDLHFFKNILWVNSVFAAVWLLSEFIFVFNYQKYKILPYLPATSDLVSTFTIIYLTGNGNSTFSAILVSLVVISTLFSADTFQSIFILTTSLLFYLLLLLGLYFHLYPYVNLMDFGNNPSILTYLFSFFVFFFMMFGLFNSVRGIGTANIELNEKLKELIIISEREKNRSEKLLLNILPVEVAEELKDEGFVKPVLYENVTILFTDFEGFTKIAERMSPEELLKTLDASFTQFDKIVEKNNLEKLKTIGDSYMCAGGLPIKNNTHPVDACLAGLELKHLMTEIKELQDSLGFESWELRIGIHCGPVIAGVIGEKKFAYDIWGDAVNTASRLESSGAAGEINISQSVFDQVKNFFICEYRGKIPAKNKGDVDMYFLKRIIPEYSSDENGVIPNEKFWEMYRVL from the coding sequence ATGCAAGAAATCCAAGATCAAATAAACAAAGAACAAGCCGTTGCAAATAAAAAGAAAGCAATTGCTCCAAACCTTGCGCGCTTGTCGGCATATTTAATTATATTGTATTTTGTTCCAAGTGATCTGCATTTTTTTAAGAACATACTTTGGGTAAATTCAGTATTTGCCGCTGTATGGTTATTGTCAGAATTTATCTTTGTATTTAATTATCAGAAATACAAAATACTACCCTATTTGCCAGCTACTTCTGATTTAGTATCTACGTTTACGATTATATATTTGACCGGTAACGGTAATTCTACTTTTTCCGCAATCTTAGTTTCCTTGGTAGTGATTAGCACTTTGTTTTCAGCAGATACATTTCAGTCTATTTTTATACTAACAACTTCCCTTCTTTTCTATTTATTATTACTACTCGGACTTTATTTCCATTTATACCCTTATGTAAATTTAATGGACTTCGGAAATAATCCAAGTATTCTTACTTACCTATTTTCCTTTTTCGTTTTCTTTTTTATGATGTTTGGACTATTTAATTCTGTGAGAGGAATTGGAACGGCTAACATAGAGTTAAACGAAAAGTTAAAAGAGTTAATCATTATTTCAGAGAGAGAAAAAAATAGAAGTGAAAAGCTTTTACTCAATATTTTACCTGTCGAGGTCGCAGAAGAATTAAAAGATGAAGGCTTTGTGAAACCGGTCTTATATGAGAATGTAACAATACTATTCACTGACTTTGAAGGATTTACAAAAATTGCAGAGAGAATGTCTCCAGAGGAATTGTTAAAGACGTTAGACGCAAGCTTTACTCAATTTGACAAGATTGTAGAAAAAAATAATTTAGAAAAACTAAAAACGATAGGCGACAGTTATATGTGCGCGGGTGGACTACCTATTAAAAATAATACTCACCCTGTTGATGCCTGTCTTGCCGGATTGGAATTAAAGCACTTAATGACTGAAATAAAAGAACTTCAAGACTCTTTAGGTTTTGAATCCTGGGAGCTAAGAATTGGTATCCACTGCGGACCTGTAATTGCTGGAGTAATAGGCGAGAAAAAATTTGCCTATGATATCTGGGGAGATGCAGTAAACACTGCGAGTAGATTGGAATCGAGTGGTGCAGCAGGAGAGATTAATATCTCTCAATCAGTCTTTGATCAAGTTAAGAATTTTTTTATCTGTGAATACCGCGGAAAAATTCCAGCAAAAAATAAAGGCGATGTAGATATGTATTTTTTGAAGCGGATAATCCCCGAATACTCTTCTGATGAAAATGGCGTAATTCCAAATGAAAAATTTTGGGAGATGTATAGAGTGCTTTAA
- a CDS encoding DnaJ domain-containing protein, giving the protein MPLTKFPDYYAVLNLPFGSSPDVIKKYYRELAKIYHPDNKTTGQVAKFQHLLAAYQVLSGEFREAYDKAYLKHLSLKANVDKAKKEFLLPQERLIYTTSMTFLARRGLMRTGFRRKDRAKFTGLNHDIDLIIKKEEATKRILVKIPLTVRILCPECLGSNIYCECCNGIGTYKSTRSLQIAFEPNLLVHNRVYEFELSRFRPDKFIHFKKKKLRVRIDIN; this is encoded by the coding sequence ATGCCGCTCACTAAATTTCCTGATTACTATGCAGTGCTCAATCTTCCCTTTGGAAGTAGCCCCGATGTAATTAAAAAATACTATCGTGAGCTTGCAAAAATTTATCATCCTGATAATAAAACCACCGGACAAGTTGCAAAATTTCAGCATCTACTTGCGGCATACCAGGTATTAAGCGGAGAATTTCGCGAAGCCTACGACAAAGCCTACCTGAAACATCTTTCGCTTAAGGCTAATGTCGATAAGGCGAAGAAAGAATTTTTACTTCCCCAAGAGCGGCTAATCTATACTACCTCCATGACCTTTCTCGCCAGACGTGGACTCATGCGAACAGGATTTCGCAGAAAAGACCGAGCTAAATTTACAGGCCTAAATCATGACATTGACTTAATCATAAAAAAAGAAGAAGCGACAAAACGAATCCTAGTTAAGATTCCTTTAACAGTGCGTATCCTCTGTCCTGAATGTCTCGGCTCGAATATCTATTGCGAGTGTTGTAACGGAATCGGAACCTACAAAAGCACCCGTAGTTTACAAATCGCATTTGAGCCGAACCTACTCGTTCACAATCGAGTCTATGAATTCGAACTCAGTCGCTTTCGTCCTGATAAGTTTATTCACTTTAAAAAGAAAAAGCTTAGAGTGCGAATTGATATTAATTAG
- a CDS encoding GTP-binding protein encodes MKKLYTLELSGSNLIALPNSFNNFKQLTKLSVRNTQINILPDSISKLENLEELDFSGNRNLEGDLPDCIYRLRKLEVLDFSNTSLSRINNNIAKLSKLIRIYFDDTNIYDLPDSITELQELTWLRLSSCKFQIIPESLAKLDLDFYRVSGRKRFIDISNNPFNSVFKKMIHEAKRNSTKLKSAVLKYYSDRREKEQKLYELKLILVGHGLVGKTVLANVLLNKETSNGKEEHPERTVVDIHSWILKKEILNRGSVYRFEDDLKINLWDFGGQEKYVYNHQLFFTPNTIYLLVTDTVSQDRFDDVNYWLPMINSLAPNSPILLVVNKSDVDTKNIPIKALQEKYKQINSSIHVSALKGTNIEELKQRIISIVQKDSTLFERMQKILPKHWQKVKSKLLSKKEKTMDKKEFDSICIDSGITDSESILSLLNYFHESGIVYHIDDGLGSVILLDLNWITEKINLVFSSEMINKNKGKISREEIFEILGKDKSITIDFISLVEHPNFDLFYKIQNTHNYVTPHLLPNEKLREAYLPDTKFICRYNFDFALTRIIHKFIVQMHSKIYKDIVWRFGLLIKENNTFVLIEQEQESGTIYVRMSSHDENFYNSINQKFRDIIKEILKSDSKNFFYHEIACNCDECSKKFNLVEDKPYYFNQRLIEKLKKDGKSSLQCQSSGIVIDLNKLMNGVQSMEDKNKGGVNVNVSGNLIMNDSASIGSKITGISSIDLESLIKTILNLKTDKNLSDDERIQKISEANDKIVVPDKKFYEGQVKVGSLILVNFTLSAMIILSPEHFYWRL; translated from the coding sequence CGGAAATAGGAATTTAGAAGGCGATTTACCTGATTGTATATATAGATTGCGGAAATTGGAAGTATTAGATTTTTCTAATACTTCCCTATCTCGAATAAACAATAATATAGCGAAATTATCAAAGCTAATTAGGATATATTTTGATGACACAAATATTTACGACTTACCTGATTCGATTACAGAACTGCAAGAACTAACATGGTTGCGGTTATCATCCTGCAAGTTCCAAATCATTCCTGAAAGTCTAGCAAAACTAGACTTGGATTTTTATAGGGTCAGTGGTAGAAAAAGATTTATTGATATTAGTAACAACCCTTTCAATTCTGTCTTCAAAAAAATGATTCATGAAGCTAAACGCAATTCGACTAAACTTAAAAGCGCTGTTTTGAAATACTATAGCGATAGGCGAGAGAAGGAACAAAAGCTATATGAATTAAAATTAATTTTAGTAGGTCATGGATTAGTCGGTAAAACAGTATTAGCCAATGTGCTATTAAATAAAGAAACTTCGAATGGCAAAGAAGAACATCCAGAACGAACAGTAGTAGATATACATTCTTGGATATTGAAAAAAGAAATATTAAATCGAGGAAGTGTGTATAGGTTTGAAGATGATCTTAAAATAAATCTCTGGGATTTTGGAGGTCAAGAAAAATATGTATACAACCATCAACTTTTCTTTACGCCTAATACAATATATCTTCTAGTGACAGACACGGTAAGCCAGGATAGATTTGACGATGTCAATTATTGGTTACCTATGATTAACTCCTTAGCTCCTAATTCTCCAATACTGCTTGTAGTCAATAAATCAGACGTAGATACTAAAAATATTCCCATCAAGGCACTCCAAGAAAAATACAAACAAATTAATTCATCTATCCATGTCAGCGCATTGAAAGGAACGAATATAGAAGAATTAAAGCAAAGAATAATTTCTATTGTGCAAAAAGATTCAACTTTATTTGAAAGAATGCAAAAGATTTTACCTAAGCATTGGCAAAAGGTAAAATCAAAACTACTTTCCAAGAAAGAAAAAACAATGGATAAGAAAGAGTTTGATTCCATTTGCATTGATTCGGGAATTACTGATAGTGAATCTATTCTTTCGCTTCTTAACTATTTCCATGAATCAGGAATAGTATATCATATTGATGATGGGCTAGGCAGTGTTATTCTACTAGATTTGAATTGGATTACAGAAAAAATTAATCTTGTATTTTCTAGTGAAATGATTAATAAAAATAAGGGTAAAATCTCTAGAGAAGAAATCTTTGAAATTCTTGGAAAAGATAAATCTATAACCATTGATTTTATCAGCCTAGTAGAACATCCCAATTTCGATTTATTCTATAAAATACAAAATACGCATAATTACGTTACACCACATCTATTACCTAACGAAAAATTGAGGGAGGCCTATTTGCCTGATACGAAATTTATTTGTAGATATAATTTCGATTTTGCTCTTACTAGAATCATTCATAAATTTATCGTTCAAATGCATTCTAAAATTTATAAGGATATCGTATGGCGATTCGGTTTACTTATCAAGGAGAATAATACTTTCGTCTTAATCGAACAAGAGCAGGAGTCTGGAACTATTTATGTGAGAATGAGTTCGCACGATGAAAACTTTTATAATTCTATCAATCAAAAGTTTAGGGATATAATTAAGGAAATTTTAAAATCTGATTCAAAGAATTTCTTTTATCATGAAATTGCGTGTAATTGCGATGAATGTTCAAAAAAATTCAATCTGGTAGAGGATAAACCTTATTATTTCAATCAAAGATTGATTGAAAAATTAAAGAAAGATGGAAAATCTTCCTTGCAATGCCAAAGCAGTGGAATCGTAATAGACTTAAATAAATTAATGAATGGAGTGCAAAGCATGGAAGATAAAAATAAGGGCGGAGTAAATGTTAACGTTAGTGGAAATTTGATAATGAACGACTCGGCAAGTATTGGAAGTAAAATAACCGGCATTTCTTCTATTGATCTTGAATCTTTAATCAAAACAATCCTGAATCTTAAAACTGATAAGAATCTATCAGACGACGAGAGGATTCAGAAGATTAGTGAGGCTAATGATAAAATAGTCGTTCCAGATAAGAAATTCTACGAAGGTCAAGTAAAAGTTGGCTCTTTGATTCTGGTAAACTTCACTCTATCAGCAATGATTATCTTGTCTCCGGAACATTTTTATTGGAGACTTTGA
- a CDS encoding FtsQ-type POTRA domain-containing protein, whose protein sequence is MNEEHYERQWKIKNNRMKLGAIFIIIASLLVIVYDFGFNRKSGLSSSVNKLVITGHQKLSKEEIVAILGVQAGVPFEDYSLKVLEEKLEKHPRIKKASVTRRSKEQLLVSIVERGARFIVNSNDNLYEIDDDYRLVSIDDIRDANLVVLSGEFNLGHNQQVNKKLKEFCESVENLFEAYPQLKDRIAEVRLDEDGEITIYTQYPQRIRVNMGNKLESIQIRKLYASLAFFENQASNVRLLDLRGDDAVYH, encoded by the coding sequence ATGAATGAAGAGCATTACGAGAGACAATGGAAGATAAAAAACAATCGTATGAAGTTAGGGGCAATATTTATTATCATAGCCTCTCTTCTAGTGATTGTATACGATTTTGGGTTTAATCGTAAGTCTGGTCTTTCTTCTTCGGTAAATAAGCTTGTGATTACTGGACATCAAAAATTGAGCAAGGAAGAAATTGTTGCGATTTTAGGTGTGCAGGCAGGGGTTCCATTTGAGGACTACAGTCTTAAAGTCTTGGAAGAAAAGCTAGAGAAGCACCCGAGAATTAAAAAGGCTAGCGTTACTCGGAGATCAAAAGAACAACTTTTGGTTTCGATTGTGGAAAGGGGAGCGAGATTTATCGTGAACTCGAATGACAATCTATACGAAATAGACGATGATTATCGACTTGTTTCTATAGATGATATTAGAGATGCGAACTTAGTTGTTTTAAGTGGAGAATTTAATCTCGGACACAATCAACAAGTGAACAAAAAGCTGAAAGAGTTTTGCGAGTCTGTCGAGAATTTGTTTGAGGCATATCCTCAACTCAAAGATCGAATTGCAGAAGTGCGATTGGATGAGGACGGAGAGATTACGATATACACGCAGTATCCGCAACGCATACGTGTGAATATGGGAAATAAACTCGAAAGTATACAAATACGAAAGTTATATGCAAGCCTAGCTTTCTTTGAGAATCAGGCTTCAAATGTTAGATTATTAGATTTAAGGGGAGATGACGCAGTTTATCATTAG
- a CDS encoding AbrB/MazE/SpoVT family DNA-binding domain-containing protein, whose product MTKKLVQHGNSAALIIDKPILELLKINFETALEITTDGSKLIIAPIGLEKSAKRVKESLKKINNKHSKTLKKLAK is encoded by the coding sequence ATGACAAAAAAATTAGTCCAGCATGGAAATAGTGCGGCGTTGATTATTGATAAGCCTATCTTGGAATTATTAAAGATAAACTTTGAGACAGCTTTAGAAATTACGACAGATGGGAGCAAATTAATAATAGCCCCTATTGGTTTAGAGAAATCCGCAAAGCGAGTGAAAGAGTCTTTGAAGAAAATAAACAATAAGCATTCTAAGACTTTAAAGAAATTAGCGAAATGA
- the ftsA gene encoding cell division protein FtsA — protein MQELDNSIAAIDLGSSLIKVVVGRAISENEIEIIGTGTALCSGIKNGAIINIETTTKSINEAISLAELMAGQEISQVIVNITGKTIKADNSKAVVAITNRERIVTEDDVRRVIEAAQPRVPSDQMVLHVLSKEFSVDDQTNIKEPLGMTGVRLEAEVHVVTAGITTVHNLDKCIEGAGLGQIDKVLSSFASSEAVLTSGEKDLGTAVIDIGAGITDIVIFQDGGVCYSGVIPFGGNNITSDISIGLKTPLEPAEVIKKKFGHCLHEAVEPTEKIEVPAVSGRPSRQVLRQDLVRIVEARTREILEHINHELDKSGKKSFLSGGVILTGGTSLLPGIDLLAEEIFGLSVIVARPAGLGGLSERVASPEYSTAVGLIKYVVRSIDIESKAPNEKWSSSSTGDKESPLKRVWRWMETNL, from the coding sequence ATGCAGGAATTAGACAACAGTATAGCCGCAATAGACCTGGGTTCTTCTCTTATTAAAGTTGTAGTAGGAAGAGCAATCAGTGAAAATGAAATTGAAATCATTGGCACAGGAACCGCCCTGTGTTCAGGAATAAAAAACGGCGCAATTATAAATATAGAGACTACAACTAAATCAATCAACGAAGCCATTAGCCTCGCCGAACTTATGGCCGGACAAGAAATTTCACAAGTAATCGTAAACATAACCGGTAAAACAATCAAGGCTGATAATTCGAAAGCGGTAGTCGCAATCACTAACAGAGAACGAATTGTTACCGAAGATGACGTTAGGCGCGTGATTGAAGCAGCGCAACCAAGAGTTCCTAGCGACCAAATGGTATTACATGTATTATCCAAAGAATTTTCTGTAGACGATCAAACTAATATCAAAGAGCCTTTGGGGATGACAGGCGTTAGACTCGAAGCAGAAGTTCATGTGGTTACTGCTGGTATAACAACAGTTCACAACTTGGACAAATGCATTGAAGGTGCAGGTCTTGGTCAAATTGACAAAGTGCTTTCCAGTTTTGCTTCCTCCGAAGCAGTATTAACAAGCGGAGAAAAAGATTTAGGCACAGCGGTCATTGATATAGGTGCTGGGATAACAGACATTGTAATCTTCCAAGACGGTGGTGTTTGCTATTCGGGAGTAATTCCATTTGGTGGAAACAATATCACTAGCGATATTTCCATTGGATTAAAAACTCCACTCGAACCAGCAGAAGTAATTAAGAAAAAATTCGGACATTGTCTACACGAAGCAGTTGAGCCAACTGAAAAAATTGAAGTTCCTGCTGTAAGTGGAAGACCTTCTAGACAAGTCTTAAGACAAGACTTAGTTCGAATTGTAGAAGCAAGAACACGAGAAATTTTAGAGCACATCAATCACGAGTTAGATAAGTCAGGGAAAAAATCATTCTTATCCGGTGGAGTAATTCTTACCGGTGGAACAAGTTTACTTCCCGGAATTGATTTACTTGCCGAAGAAATATTCGGATTATCCGTAATCGTCGCAAGACCAGCAGGTCTAGGAGGACTCTCTGAACGAGTGGCTTCTCCTGAGTATTCGACCGCAGTAGGCCTCATAAAATATGTTGTAAGAAGCATTGATATTGAAAGTAAGGCACCCAACGAAAAATGGAGCAGCTCATCAACGGGAGACAAAGAAAGTCCCTTGAAAAGAGTTTGGCGTTGGATGGAAACTAATTTATAA
- a CDS encoding immunity 26/phosphotriesterase HocA family protein, whose amino-acid sequence MKTSKQQRTIGAIIKVPLEKGFYGYGRILQGTSFAFYDIRSKEGQIDLAKIVSSPVLFIISVSNYAVTDGRWAKIGKLPLEKEFEVLPPRYTQDLLSPDKFKIIYSDGTVKQSTKKECSGLERFAVWQPQQVEERLSDYFAGRKNRHLEQMNSDDSLVEQLPKHKQKIAV is encoded by the coding sequence ATGAAAACAAGCAAACAACAAAGAACGATTGGAGCGATTATAAAAGTTCCTCTTGAAAAAGGATTCTACGGTTATGGGAGAATCTTACAAGGGACTTCGTTTGCGTTTTATGATATTCGTTCTAAAGAGGGGCAAATTGATTTAGCAAAAATTGTTTCAAGTCCAGTTTTATTTATTATTTCTGTGAGTAATTATGCAGTAACGGATGGACGTTGGGCTAAGATTGGTAAGCTTCCATTGGAAAAGGAGTTTGAAGTTCTACCTCCCCGCTATACGCAAGATTTACTATCTCCTGATAAGTTCAAGATTATTTATTCTGATGGCACAGTGAAACAATCGACCAAAAAAGAATGTAGCGGATTAGAACGATTTGCCGTATGGCAACCACAGCAAGTAGAAGAAAGACTGAGTGATTATTTTGCGGGTCGTAAAAATCGCCATCTAGAACAAATGAATTCGGACGATTCTCTAGTTGAACAGTTGCCTAAACACAAACAGAAAATTGCTGTCTGA